A single genomic interval of Halichondria panicea chromosome 2, odHalPani1.1, whole genome shotgun sequence harbors:
- the LOC135330908 gene encoding ankycorbin-like, with the protein MAAMNDVLLACTIGDIGWLKRGLERGISPNSMTKEGLKCLHLAAKHGMFDCVKYLLENNINGVNDQVTSTGDTALHTVLASSLGKITIKFVRLLLDNGGDLDRENKVGQVPLHIAARFGHIKSLKFLLNLGVDISKADDSGSTAYNFACLHGKHECARLLKALHWANKKDTDLDVMLKKEQFRKKQDKEYLALHSRLRMEVADCAFEEWLEQKQATRLSTPSACEERKQVRSRASQNGYLCATCTATTSKLQSAVSQKVSSKVNSQIKVNPRQEPHNVDSVGKPRKLYPYSNYPPKHLRCSSTGDSKSKHGLKSGRSSRATVRSEVIIVQKKSRSTPNEKATKIQNTSAKEANTTPNKHFKSNDYSQASAEDDCVDEDEDLLFHDVGLANNLETLALPNMIKHKTQNEVIQLLQSLGESSSKTLNRSRSVSLRRSSVQSITHQRRLSLGAIPEGKMVTSYSDEEQSTAPSQIIDDSFIEELIKSLSSQEPEGSTKSPRSRIVWDEEDADSLENDTPLIEVSAIEEQQSRRSSLTLSLSDFGSQCRGNSSSSNEHTLKVVNMEWDPVSGSVQSVITPSPLTPPPADMHQRKYLSPRTSPTFRTVNPTTGSL; encoded by the exons ATGGCTGCAATGAATGATGTACTACTAGCCTGTACCATAGGGGACATTGGCTGGCTAAAGAGGGGATTGGAAAGAGGCATCAGTCCAAACAGCATGACAAAAGAG GGCTTGAAATGCCTCCATCTGGCAGCTAAACATGGCATGTTTGACTGTGTGAAGTATCTGCTGGAGAACAACATCAATGGGGTGAATGATCAGGTCACATCTACCGGAGACACAGCTCTGCACACTGTGCTAGCGAGCAGCCTTGGAAAAATTACCATCAAGTTTGTACGTCTGTTGTTAGACAATGGTGGAGACTTGGATAG GGAAAACAAAGTTGGACAAGTGCCACTACACATAGCGGCAAGATTTGGTCATATAAAGAGCTTGAAGTTTCTACTTAATCTTGGAGTAGACATCAGCAAAGCT GATGACAGTGGGAGCACAGCGTATAACTTTGCCTGTCTTCACGGAAAACACGAGTGTGCAAGACTCCTAAAAGCACTTCATTGGGCAAATAAAAAGGATACTGATTTGGATGTAATGTTGAAAAAAGAGCAATTTCGGAAAAAACAAGACAAAGAATATCTGGCCCTACACTCTAGGCTGAGAATGGAAGTTGCTGATTGTGCTTTTGAGGAGTGGTTAGAACAGAAACAGGCCACTCGATTGTCTACACCCTCTGCTTGCGAGGAGAGGAAGCAAGTTAGGAGCAGAGCCAGTCAGAATGGTTACTtgtgtgctacatgtactgcaacTACTAGCAAATTGCAGAGTGCAGTCTCACAAAAGGTATCCTCGAAGGTGAACTCTCAGATCAAAGTCAATCCTCGTCAAGAACCTCACAATGTTGACTCTGTGGGCAAGCCGAGAAAGCTATATCCTTACAGCAACTATCCACCAAAACATCTcagatgttctagcactggtGATAGCAAATCAAAACATGGATTAAAATCTGGTAGAAGCTCCAGAGCTACAGTACGTTCTGAAGTAATCATTGTGCAAAAGAAATCGAGATCAACACCAAACGAAAAGGCTACAAAAATACAAAACACCTCTGCCAAAGAGGCAAATACCACACCCAATAAACACTTCAAATCAAACGATTACTCACAAGCCTCAGCAGAGGATGACTGTGTGGATGAAGATGAAGACCTGTTGTTTCATGATGTTGGACTCGCTAACAACCTAGAAACCCTGGCACTACCAAACATGATCAAACACAAAACTCAAAATGAAGTTATTCAACTATTGCAGTCACTTGGGGAATCTAGCTCAAAAACCTTAAATCGTTCTCGCTCTGTTTCACTAAGAAGAAGCTCTGTACAAAGCATCACACATCAGCGAAGACTGAGCCTAGGAGCAATACCCGAGGGGAAAATGGTGACTAGTTACAGTGATGAGGAACAATCAACTGCACCTTCGCAGATCATAGACGATAGTTTTATTGAGGAACTGATCAAGTCGCTAAGCAGCCAAGAGCCTGAGGGCAGTACAAAGAGTCCCAGAAGCAGAATCGTATGGGATGAAGAAGACGCTGATTCTTTAGAAAATGACACACCTCTCATTGAGGTATCAGCTATAGAGGAACAGCAGTCGAGAAGATCAAGTTTGACTCTCTCTTTATCAGATTTTGGTTCACAATGCCGCGGAAACTCCTCATCTTCGAATGAGCACACATTGAAAGTTGTGAACATGGAATGGGACCCAGTGTCAGGTTCAGTGCAGTCTGTTATCACTCCCTCCCCTCTAACACCCCCGCCTGCGGATATGCATCAGAGGAAGTATCTGTCTCCAAGAACTTCACCAACATTCAGGACCGTGAACCCTACCACTGGCAGCTTATAA